Proteins found in one Planococcus citri chromosome 2, ihPlaCitr1.1, whole genome shotgun sequence genomic segment:
- the LOC135834726 gene encoding leucine-rich PPR motif-containing protein, mitochondrial-like isoform X2, protein MCYRRNQIESIFAGSASSTQSAALIRSCGNLIPEEPPEKRTQLVQDVWNTLEKLVVLDISHYNALLKVYLENEHHWVPTEILAELERKDLQPNRVTYERLVSRYCQLADIKGATRILQLMRDKQMPIGEAAFNALILGHSRANNMGKAEDILNVMKEAGQNPSSKTYTLLACGYAAQGNMDKVKSILEDCDKKYIRLSTKEYMNIVYHMSLKDLDIDEMLSKIQRDKLYNQESLNCIHKLIRAGKIEHAYKILKSMFRSTRSDGTLSRTGGFFVSALVRNERPFKEIIKYCDKLTEENLNVLALSIAMESSLRHGKESLAYELFRVAKERNITLRTHYFWPLIVARGKANDLNGVYKVLSSMNVEFNVPISAETIREYVIPFAFKEQISVPTLIFDLKSYGIPTSTVVSAIVTNLLVSGRIHEATEIASSYEANYIVSLIRKPLVNSYLQTSDADSFTTIIKQIVAGIQRRASRAQGDEEETEIPLYRQTVGQIVLDVVEHLKFKSDCKIEVEEILRLLLEKGVRLSSRIAGGIRTQLQNDSLTPEITTLLEKLTSDELTDADFATTSTDNSTKFSSRNLSEDSVIHEYKNVKAEGEVSKYSHKQLFSIYGRKYELQKLLKLKEEMEKNNLVLTEGMYAHIIDSYVEHEKFDDAWQAFQSCCEKQPDFVLKPSKMLRLAFLAVKKEQYDKAYEILSKNASIGENTQTATGTLSCRILNHFAEKGDVEEVKRYFDLIVNNGYCNVNNFLLGPLIKVHLVNNDLDSALKEFENCCIEHRATPLKSELTERCIETENIGCLERLTDLSTKIHGENNSLNDLMFSFFECGRLKHAKKIAETHGFRVRQDRLQNACRMYLNSGSIKQLENLLAVTKNNGSIDRSYLYYNLLLAYDKADEPLKAISLWQQLGEENETPTDTFLALLAEVLQKHNIPVPFNVPTVDKSAPRVQQTESKVKTSPVSKTLRKLLNDKKLDEAIKFKNSKKSQELNDADLSLLLEALTKHGKYDEAEQRYDEAKQLYEELQSRGVLPVLRVLQYFTINAMIKGDVELLENIKSRLTEDKLHAHLKIDNRIGRAYMESDRVDEYLNKLEKELDSINSPVEMEGFLKRFPRGMLFSLLLKSPQFLPQVERIANKCLEKDSQNTMPISVIWIHHLISKNYDEAEKLWCNYLQKSTRTIGFKGLCNRAVKEGNVEVLQVLKSYVEREVDTGLKSLGIIYGSLIKVLVSQDKVSDAMQVLEEGASKIGVENIMRNALETLKAACVSRDIPFNYTIPALPRTSRNERRPGNENNASDSDSD, encoded by the exons ATGTGTTATCGAAGAAATCAAATCGAATC TATTTTTGCAGGATCTGCATCATCTACTCAATCCGCTGCTTTAATTCGTTCTTGCGGTAATTTAATACCCGAAGAACCTCCTGAAAAGAGAACTCAACTAGTGCAAGATGTATGGAACACATTGGAGAAATTAG TTGTCTTGGATATCAGTCATTATAATGCTTTGTTGAAAGTTTACCTTGAAAACGAACATCACTGGGTTCCTACCGAAATATTAGCTGAATTGGAGCGAAAAGATCTCCAACCTAATCGAGTTACGTATGAACGTTTAGTCAGTAGATATTGTCAACTTGCTGATATCAAAGGAGCTACTCGTATCTTGCAGTTGATGCGAGATAAACAAATGCCCATTGGCGAAGCCGCATTCAACGCTTTGATATTAGGTCATTCGAGAGCCAA TAATATGGGAAAGGCCGAAGACATTCTGAACGTTATGAAAGAAGCCGGTCAAAATCCATCGTCTAAAACATACACATTATTAGCCTGCGGTTATGCTGCTCAAGGAAATATGGATAAGGTTAAATCTATTTTAGAAGACtgtgataaaaaatatattcgcTTGTCTACGAAAGAGTACATGAACATAGTTTACCATATGTCTTTAAAAGATCTCGATATCGATGAG atgttatcaaaaattcaacgcgACAAACTGTATAATCAAGAATCTCTCAACTGTATTCACAAATTGATTAGAGCCGGTAAAATAGAACACGcttataaaattctcaaaagtatGTTCCGGTCAACTCGTTCGGATGGTACTTTATCTCGTACCGGTGGCTTTTTCGTCTCAGCTTTAGTGCGCAATGAAAGA ccGTTCAAAGAAATAATCAAATATTGCGATAAATTAACCGAAGAAAATTTAAACGTGCTAGCTTTAAGTATAGCTATGGAAAGCAGCTTGAGACATGGAAAAGAATCTCTAGCCTACGAACTGTTTAGAGTGGCTAAGGAACGAAATATTACTTTGAGGACACATTACTTCTGGCCTCTGATCGTAGCTCGTGGAAAAGCGAATGATTTAAATG GTGTTTACAAAGTTCTTTCGTCTATGAATGTAGAATTCAACGTACCAATTAGCGCAGAAACGATTCGCGAATACGTAATTCCGTTCGCATTTAAGGAGCAAATCAGCGTCCCTACTTTGATATTCGATTTAAAATCGTACGGTATTCCTACTTCGACCGTTGTTAGTGCCATTGTTACCAATTTATTAGTATCTGGCCGTATCCACGAAGCTACTGAGATTG caTCATCGTACGAAGCGAACTACATCGTGTCTTTGATTCGAAAACCATTGGTGAATAGTTACCTTCAAACTTCAGACGCTGATTCGTTTACTACTATCATTAAGCAAATCGTTGCCGGTATCCAAAGACGTGCTAGCCGAGCACAAGGCGATGAGGAAGAAACTGAAATACCCTTGTATCGCCAAACTGTTGGACAAATTGTTCTCGACGTTGTTGAACACTTGAAGTTTAAAAGTGATtgcaaaattgaagttgaagaaattttaaga TTATTGCTAGAGAAAGGTGTCAGACTGAGTAGTAGAATAGCAGGAGGAATACGGACTCAATTACAAAATGATTCATTGACCCCTGAAATAACCActttattagaaaaattaaccTCAGACGAACTAACTGACGCTGATTTCGCAACTACCAGTACCGACAATTCGACGAAATTTTCATCTAGAAATTTA AGTGAAGACTCGGTGATCCATGAATACAAAAATGTAAAAGCCGAAGGCGAAGTATCGAAATACTCTCATAAGCAACTATTCAGTATATATGGCCGTAAATATGAATTGCAGAAgctgttgaaattgaaagaa gaaatggagaaaaataatCTCGTTTTAACCGAAGGCATGTACGCCCATATTATCGACTCGTACGTTGAGCATGAAAAGTTCGACGATGCTTGGCAAGCATTCCAGTCGTGTTGTGAAAAGCAACCAGATTTCGTATTGAAACCTTCGAAAATGCTCAGATTGGCATTTTTAGCAGTGAAAAAAGAACAATACGATA aggcttacgaaatattgagtaaaaatgCTTCGATTGGCGAAAACACCCAGACTGCGACCGGTACTCTGAGTTGCCGTATATTGAATCATTTCGCTGAAAAAGGCGATGTCGAGGAAGTAAAACGGTATTTCGATTTGATCGTTAACAACGGATACTGTAATGTCAACAACTTTCTACTCGGACCGTTGATCAAAGTACATCTCGttaa TAATGATTTGGATAGCGCTCTAAAAGAATTCGAAAATTGCTGCATCGAACATCGTGCTACTCCACTCAAATCAGAATTAACCGAACGGTGTATCGAAACCGAAAACATCGGCTGCTTAGAACGTTTAACTGATCTCAGTACGAAGATTCATGGCGAAAATAATTCTCTTAACGATTTAATGTTTTCGTTCTTCGAATGTGGCAGATTGAAACATGCTAAAAAGATCGCAGAA ACACATGGTTTTCGTGTGCGACAAGATCGGTTACAGAATGCTTGTCGAATGTATCTGAATAGCGGATCTATCAAGCAGCTGGAAAATTTACTCGCTGTTACGAAAAACAACGGATCGATTGATCGTTCCTACTTGTACTATAATCTTTTACTAGCTTACG ATAAAGCCGACGAACCTCTAAAAGCAATATCTCTTTGGCAGCAATTGggtgaagaaaatgaaacacCGACCGATACGTTTTTGGCATTATTAGCTGAAGTTTTACAAAAACATAACATACCAGTTCCATTCAACGTACCAACCGTAGATAAATCTGCTC CTCGTGTACAACAGACTGAAAGTAAAGTCAAAACGAGTCCAGTTTCCAAGACTTTGAGAAAATTACTGAACGACAAAAAGCTCGACGAAgcaattaaattcaaaaatag taaaaaatcgCAAGAATTAAACGATGCAGATCTATCTCTTTTATTAGAAGCGTTGACTAAACACGGAAAATACGACGAAGCTGAACAAAGATACGATGAAGCTAAACAGTTATACGAAGAATTACAATCGAGAGGTGTTTTACCAGTGCTCAGAGTATTACAATATTTCACTATCAACGCCATGATTAAAGGCGACGTTGAATTATTGGAAAACATTAAGTCCAGACTTACCGAA GATAAACTTCACGCtcatctaaaaattgataatcgaATAGGCAGAGCTTACATGGAATCAGATCGTGTTGACGAGTATCTGAATAAATTGGAGAAAGAATTAGACTCGATTAATTCTCCCGTAGAAATGGAAGGGTTCCTGAAACGTTTCCCTAGAGGAATGTTGTTCTCTTTATTGTTGAAATCGCCACAATTTTTACCTCAAG TGGAAAGAATTGCGAATAAATGTCTAGAGAAAGATAGTCAAAATACAATGCCCATCAGTGTCATATGGATACATCACTTAATCAGTAAGAATTACGACGAAGCTGAAAAACTCTGGtgtaattatttacaaaaatcaacgcGAACCATCGGCTTCAAAGGTTTATGTAATCGTGCCGTTAAAGAAGGAAATGTAGAAGTTCTACAAGTACTGAAAAGTTACGTCGAACGTGAAGTTGATACTGGCCTTAAATCGTTGGGAATTATTTACGGTTCCTTGATCAAAGTGTTGG TTTCTCAGGATAAGGTATCCGATGCCATGCAAGTCTTGGAAGAAGGTGCGTCGAAAATTGGAGTAGAAAATATCATGAGAAATGCTTTAGAAACGTTGAAAGCTGCTTGTGTGTCCAGAGATATTCCGTTCAACTATACAATACCTGCA tTACCACGGACGTCGAGAAATGAACGCAGACCTGGAAATGAAAACAATGCTTCTGACAGTGATTCGGATTAG
- the LOC135834724 gene encoding uncharacterized protein LOC135834724 — protein MFSILRGRAHLSKKLYLIYNGRVLPNSQSYVDFFKSVSSRNHCDSSKQVLRTRNHNAILKPVSFSFPNQPDFFPKSRHNHANSEMKLLSTYQKHSDFSKKLSSTSKDKMDQISTLVEEWTTRYDSLGKLDANVVCGTLNTLSRYRVFDKKWNNKDGKNFKELIVKLVVEANQLFDTNRRSVYKLKPWQIAHTLNALSGWNVFRKDIWNGTEVQLFKSVIVKLIHQGNNLLDRKNKSVDQFDFYAAANILNALSKWNKNELQGANEFVVKLMKQRCMATGGSVSTQHNNIEDEKHTCMGVVKTLKAMSKWHNEELQGSKEFIIQVLAKGTSLANKFNSMEIANGLNAFSKWNIDDFQEAKGFIVLLIKRGNAIIDQFDCQGISNCLNALCKWNINKLPGSKEFITRLVKRGGAMAKGFNPQEVSNCLNALCKWNTDEIQGSRKFIVELVKCGNQTVDMFDSQGVSNALNAFSKWNVDDFEGAEKFINQLIKRGISTIDGFNSQGIANSLNAVSKWNLEEFQGSRKFIANLIQRGSATTSGCRSREIASSLNALSKWKIDEFPGTTEFIVQLLKQGSSMAFEFDSQGISNCLNAISKWNINELRGSKDFIIQLFKNGIATSSKFKPVQIATSLNALSKWEINELPGAREFIVELIQQGSSTVDRFHSQDIANSLNALSKWNVDEFKGSEEFIVALIRRGSSLVDEFNPLQIAVSLNGLSKWDIGDFPGATQFIDLLGERGCSTVDEFQPHQIANTLNALSKWNVDDFRAVREFIVRLINRGHSTVDKFNSSNIANSLNALSKWNINEFEGSKQFIMELIRCGNLLVDQFNPVQIAGSLNGLSKWNIGDFSGATQFIDLLAERGCSTVDEFQPQQIANCLKALSKWNVDDFRSVREFIVRLIKRGHWTVDKFNSQCIANSLNALSKWNVDEFEGSKELIVELIRCGSLLVDEFDALEIASNLNCLSKWNIAEFQGAREFVQLLVKRKKTKL, from the coding sequence ATGTTTTCTATCTTACGAGGTCGTGCTCATCTCTCGAAGAAATTATATTTAATCTATAACGGTAGAGTACTGCCCAATTCGCAAAGTtacgttgattttttcaaaagtgtcagCTCGCGAAATCATTGTGATTCTTCGAAGCAAGTGCTTCGTACTCGTAATCATAATGCTATTTTAAAACCAGTATCTTTCAGTTTTCCAAACCAGccggatttttttccaaaatcgcgacACAATCACGCAAACAGCGAAATGAAACTATTGTCTACTTATCAAAAGCactctgatttttcaaaaaagttgtcttCTACGAGCAAAGATAAGATGGATCAGATAAGCACTCTGGTTGAAGAATGGACAACGCGTTACGATAGTTTGGGCAAACTCGATGCCAATGTTGTCTGCGGTACTTTGAATACTCTATCGAGATATCgtgtttttgataaaaaatggaataataaagatggaaaaaacttCAAAGAACTGATCGTTAAATTAGTAGTAGAAGCGAATCAATTATTTGACACGAATCGTCGATCCGTTTATAAATTAAAACCGTGGCAAATCGCTCATACCTTGAACGCGCTATCTGGTTGGAATGTATTTAGAAAAGATATCTGGAACGGTACCGAAGTCCAGCTGTTCAAATCTGTCATCGTTAAACTAATCCATCAAGGAAACAATTTACTAGATCGTAAAAACAAATCAGTCGATCAATTCGATTTTTACGCCGCAGCTAACATCTTGAACGCGTTGTCCAAATGGAACAAGAATGAGTTACAAGGAGCTAACGAGTTCGTTGTTAAATTAATGAAACAACGTTGTATGGCGACCGGTGGATCCGTTTCAACGCAGCATAATAATATTGAAGATGAAAAACACACTTGCATGGGAGTCGTGAAAACCTTAAAAGCTATGTCTAAATGGCACAATGAGGAATTACAAGGATCTAAAGAGTTTATCATTCAAGTACTAGCGAAAGGAACTTCACTagcaaataaattcaattcaatgGAAATCGCCAATGGTCTGAACGCTTTTTCTAAATGGAATattgatgattttcaagaagCCAAAGGGTTTATCGTTCTGCTGATCAAGCGAGGAAACGCGATTATCGATCAATTCGACTGTCAAGGAATTTCCAATTGCTTGAACGCGCTATGCAAGTGGAATATCAATAAATTACCAGGCTCTAAAGAATTTATTACTCGGCTGGTTAAACGTGGCGGCGCTATGGCCAAAGGATTTAATCCTCAAGAAGTTTCCAATTGTTTGAACGCCCTGTGTAAATGGAACACCGATGAAATACAAGGAAGTCGAAAATTTATCGTCGAGTTGGTAAAATGCGGAAATCAAACGGTCGATATGTTTGATTCGCAAGGAGTTTCCAATGCTTTAAACGCATTTTCCAAGTGGAACGTCGATGACTTCGAAGGTGCTGAGAAATTCATTAATCAGCTAATTAAACGAGGAATTTCTACGATCGACGGATTCAATTCTCAAGGAATTGCCAACAGCTTGAACGCTGTTTCGAAGTGGAATCTCGAAGAGTTTCAAGGATCCAGAAAGTTCATCGCCAATTTAATTCAACGAGGCAGTGCAACAACAAGTGGATGTCGTTCACGAGAGATAGCCAGCAGCTTGAACGCTTTATCCAAGTGGAAAATAGACGAGTTTCCTGGAACTACGGAATTCATCGTTCAGTTATTAAAACAAGGTAGCTCTATGGCTTTTGAATTCGACTCTCAAGGGATCTCGAATTGTCTAAACGCCATTTCCAAGTGGAATATTAACGAGTTACGAGGATCTAAGGATTTCATTATTCAGTTATTCAAAAACGGTATCGCAACGAGCAGTAAATTTAAACCTGTACAAATAGCTACGAGTCTGAATGCTCTATCTAAATGGGAAATAAACGAATTACCCGGAGCTAGAGAATTCATTGTCGAGTTGATACAACAAGGAAGCTCGACAGTGGACAGATTTCATTCTCAGGATATCGCCAACAGCTTGAACGCATTGTCCAAATGGAATGTAGACGAATTCAAAGGATCAGAAGAGTTCATTGTGGCGCTGATAAGACGTGGAAGTTCACTGGTCGACGAATTCAATCCTCTACAAATTGCAGTCAGTCTGAATGGACTGTCGAAATGGGACATCGGAGATTTTCCAGGAGCTACGCAGTTCATCGATCTATTAGGTGAACGAGGTTGTTCAACAGTTGACGAATTCCAACCTCATCAAATCGCCAACACCCTGAATGCATTGTCCAAATGGAACGTTGATGATTTTCGAGCAGTTAGAGAATTTATTGTTCGATTAATAAATCGAGGGCATTCAACAGTCGATAAGTTCAATTCTTCAAACATCGCCAATAGTTTAAATGCATTATCCAAATGGAACATTAACGAATTCGAAGGATCAAAACAGTTCATCATGGAGCTGATAAGATGTGGAAATTTACTCGTCGACCAATTCAATCCTGTGCAAATTGCAGGCAGTCTGAATGGTCTGTCAAAATGGAACATCGGAGATTTTTCAGGAGCTACGCAGTTCATCGATCTATTAGCTGAACGAGGTTGTTCAACAGTTGACGAATTCCAACCTCAACAAATCGCCAACTGCCTGAAAGCCTTGTCCAAATGGAACGTCGATGATTTTCGATCAGTTAGAGAATTTATTGTTCGATTAATAAAACGAGGGCATTGGACAGTCGACAAGTTTAATTCTCAATGCATCGCTAATAGTTTAAATGCCCTATCGAAATGGAACGTCGACGAATTCGAAGGATCAAAAGAGCTCATCGTCGAGCTGATAAGATGTGGAAGTTTACTTGTCGACGAATTCGATGCTCTAGAAATTGCTAGCAATTTGAATTGTCTGTCGAAATGGAACATCGCCGAGTTTCAAGGAGCGAGAGAATTCGTCCAACTATTGGTTAAACGAAAGAAAACGAAGTTGTAA
- the LOC135834726 gene encoding leucine-rich PPR motif-containing protein, mitochondrial-like isoform X1 — protein sequence MPGVLRSILKYSVKRYGINYLKVRNNAAISRTTPYINLLPNNTFYTDVPYSSHAKTEKQIETLDLDARRNGRISVREVECVIEEIKSNRSASSTQSAALIRSCGNLIPEEPPEKRTQLVQDVWNTLEKLVVLDISHYNALLKVYLENEHHWVPTEILAELERKDLQPNRVTYERLVSRYCQLADIKGATRILQLMRDKQMPIGEAAFNALILGHSRANNMGKAEDILNVMKEAGQNPSSKTYTLLACGYAAQGNMDKVKSILEDCDKKYIRLSTKEYMNIVYHMSLKDLDIDEMLSKIQRDKLYNQESLNCIHKLIRAGKIEHAYKILKSMFRSTRSDGTLSRTGGFFVSALVRNERPFKEIIKYCDKLTEENLNVLALSIAMESSLRHGKESLAYELFRVAKERNITLRTHYFWPLIVARGKANDLNGVYKVLSSMNVEFNVPISAETIREYVIPFAFKEQISVPTLIFDLKSYGIPTSTVVSAIVTNLLVSGRIHEATEIASSYEANYIVSLIRKPLVNSYLQTSDADSFTTIIKQIVAGIQRRASRAQGDEEETEIPLYRQTVGQIVLDVVEHLKFKSDCKIEVEEILRLLLEKGVRLSSRIAGGIRTQLQNDSLTPEITTLLEKLTSDELTDADFATTSTDNSTKFSSRNLSEDSVIHEYKNVKAEGEVSKYSHKQLFSIYGRKYELQKLLKLKEEMEKNNLVLTEGMYAHIIDSYVEHEKFDDAWQAFQSCCEKQPDFVLKPSKMLRLAFLAVKKEQYDKAYEILSKNASIGENTQTATGTLSCRILNHFAEKGDVEEVKRYFDLIVNNGYCNVNNFLLGPLIKVHLVNNDLDSALKEFENCCIEHRATPLKSELTERCIETENIGCLERLTDLSTKIHGENNSLNDLMFSFFECGRLKHAKKIAETHGFRVRQDRLQNACRMYLNSGSIKQLENLLAVTKNNGSIDRSYLYYNLLLAYDKADEPLKAISLWQQLGEENETPTDTFLALLAEVLQKHNIPVPFNVPTVDKSAPRVQQTESKVKTSPVSKTLRKLLNDKKLDEAIKFKNSKKSQELNDADLSLLLEALTKHGKYDEAEQRYDEAKQLYEELQSRGVLPVLRVLQYFTINAMIKGDVELLENIKSRLTEDKLHAHLKIDNRIGRAYMESDRVDEYLNKLEKELDSINSPVEMEGFLKRFPRGMLFSLLLKSPQFLPQVERIANKCLEKDSQNTMPISVIWIHHLISKNYDEAEKLWCNYLQKSTRTIGFKGLCNRAVKEGNVEVLQVLKSYVEREVDTGLKSLGIIYGSLIKVLVSQDKVSDAMQVLEEGASKIGVENIMRNALETLKAACVSRDIPFNYTIPALPRTSRNERRPGNENNASDSDSD from the exons atgcCCGGCGTATTACGTTCAATCCTCAAATACTCCGTCAAACGGTACGGAATCAATTATTTGAAAGTGAGAAATAATGCAGCCATCAGCCGAACAACACCATACATCAATCTATTACCGAA caacaCATTCTACACCGATGTTCCTTACTCATCTCACGCCAAAACCGAGAAACAAATCGAAACCCTGGACCTGGATGCTCGCCGAAATGGACGAATTTCCGTACGAGAAGTGGAATGTGTTATCGAAGAAATCAAATCGAATC GATCTGCATCATCTACTCAATCCGCTGCTTTAATTCGTTCTTGCGGTAATTTAATACCCGAAGAACCTCCTGAAAAGAGAACTCAACTAGTGCAAGATGTATGGAACACATTGGAGAAATTAG TTGTCTTGGATATCAGTCATTATAATGCTTTGTTGAAAGTTTACCTTGAAAACGAACATCACTGGGTTCCTACCGAAATATTAGCTGAATTGGAGCGAAAAGATCTCCAACCTAATCGAGTTACGTATGAACGTTTAGTCAGTAGATATTGTCAACTTGCTGATATCAAAGGAGCTACTCGTATCTTGCAGTTGATGCGAGATAAACAAATGCCCATTGGCGAAGCCGCATTCAACGCTTTGATATTAGGTCATTCGAGAGCCAA TAATATGGGAAAGGCCGAAGACATTCTGAACGTTATGAAAGAAGCCGGTCAAAATCCATCGTCTAAAACATACACATTATTAGCCTGCGGTTATGCTGCTCAAGGAAATATGGATAAGGTTAAATCTATTTTAGAAGACtgtgataaaaaatatattcgcTTGTCTACGAAAGAGTACATGAACATAGTTTACCATATGTCTTTAAAAGATCTCGATATCGATGAG atgttatcaaaaattcaacgcgACAAACTGTATAATCAAGAATCTCTCAACTGTATTCACAAATTGATTAGAGCCGGTAAAATAGAACACGcttataaaattctcaaaagtatGTTCCGGTCAACTCGTTCGGATGGTACTTTATCTCGTACCGGTGGCTTTTTCGTCTCAGCTTTAGTGCGCAATGAAAGA ccGTTCAAAGAAATAATCAAATATTGCGATAAATTAACCGAAGAAAATTTAAACGTGCTAGCTTTAAGTATAGCTATGGAAAGCAGCTTGAGACATGGAAAAGAATCTCTAGCCTACGAACTGTTTAGAGTGGCTAAGGAACGAAATATTACTTTGAGGACACATTACTTCTGGCCTCTGATCGTAGCTCGTGGAAAAGCGAATGATTTAAATG GTGTTTACAAAGTTCTTTCGTCTATGAATGTAGAATTCAACGTACCAATTAGCGCAGAAACGATTCGCGAATACGTAATTCCGTTCGCATTTAAGGAGCAAATCAGCGTCCCTACTTTGATATTCGATTTAAAATCGTACGGTATTCCTACTTCGACCGTTGTTAGTGCCATTGTTACCAATTTATTAGTATCTGGCCGTATCCACGAAGCTACTGAGATTG caTCATCGTACGAAGCGAACTACATCGTGTCTTTGATTCGAAAACCATTGGTGAATAGTTACCTTCAAACTTCAGACGCTGATTCGTTTACTACTATCATTAAGCAAATCGTTGCCGGTATCCAAAGACGTGCTAGCCGAGCACAAGGCGATGAGGAAGAAACTGAAATACCCTTGTATCGCCAAACTGTTGGACAAATTGTTCTCGACGTTGTTGAACACTTGAAGTTTAAAAGTGATtgcaaaattgaagttgaagaaattttaaga TTATTGCTAGAGAAAGGTGTCAGACTGAGTAGTAGAATAGCAGGAGGAATACGGACTCAATTACAAAATGATTCATTGACCCCTGAAATAACCActttattagaaaaattaaccTCAGACGAACTAACTGACGCTGATTTCGCAACTACCAGTACCGACAATTCGACGAAATTTTCATCTAGAAATTTA AGTGAAGACTCGGTGATCCATGAATACAAAAATGTAAAAGCCGAAGGCGAAGTATCGAAATACTCTCATAAGCAACTATTCAGTATATATGGCCGTAAATATGAATTGCAGAAgctgttgaaattgaaagaa gaaatggagaaaaataatCTCGTTTTAACCGAAGGCATGTACGCCCATATTATCGACTCGTACGTTGAGCATGAAAAGTTCGACGATGCTTGGCAAGCATTCCAGTCGTGTTGTGAAAAGCAACCAGATTTCGTATTGAAACCTTCGAAAATGCTCAGATTGGCATTTTTAGCAGTGAAAAAAGAACAATACGATA aggcttacgaaatattgagtaaaaatgCTTCGATTGGCGAAAACACCCAGACTGCGACCGGTACTCTGAGTTGCCGTATATTGAATCATTTCGCTGAAAAAGGCGATGTCGAGGAAGTAAAACGGTATTTCGATTTGATCGTTAACAACGGATACTGTAATGTCAACAACTTTCTACTCGGACCGTTGATCAAAGTACATCTCGttaa TAATGATTTGGATAGCGCTCTAAAAGAATTCGAAAATTGCTGCATCGAACATCGTGCTACTCCACTCAAATCAGAATTAACCGAACGGTGTATCGAAACCGAAAACATCGGCTGCTTAGAACGTTTAACTGATCTCAGTACGAAGATTCATGGCGAAAATAATTCTCTTAACGATTTAATGTTTTCGTTCTTCGAATGTGGCAGATTGAAACATGCTAAAAAGATCGCAGAA ACACATGGTTTTCGTGTGCGACAAGATCGGTTACAGAATGCTTGTCGAATGTATCTGAATAGCGGATCTATCAAGCAGCTGGAAAATTTACTCGCTGTTACGAAAAACAACGGATCGATTGATCGTTCCTACTTGTACTATAATCTTTTACTAGCTTACG ATAAAGCCGACGAACCTCTAAAAGCAATATCTCTTTGGCAGCAATTGggtgaagaaaatgaaacacCGACCGATACGTTTTTGGCATTATTAGCTGAAGTTTTACAAAAACATAACATACCAGTTCCATTCAACGTACCAACCGTAGATAAATCTGCTC CTCGTGTACAACAGACTGAAAGTAAAGTCAAAACGAGTCCAGTTTCCAAGACTTTGAGAAAATTACTGAACGACAAAAAGCTCGACGAAgcaattaaattcaaaaatag taaaaaatcgCAAGAATTAAACGATGCAGATCTATCTCTTTTATTAGAAGCGTTGACTAAACACGGAAAATACGACGAAGCTGAACAAAGATACGATGAAGCTAAACAGTTATACGAAGAATTACAATCGAGAGGTGTTTTACCAGTGCTCAGAGTATTACAATATTTCACTATCAACGCCATGATTAAAGGCGACGTTGAATTATTGGAAAACATTAAGTCCAGACTTACCGAA GATAAACTTCACGCtcatctaaaaattgataatcgaATAGGCAGAGCTTACATGGAATCAGATCGTGTTGACGAGTATCTGAATAAATTGGAGAAAGAATTAGACTCGATTAATTCTCCCGTAGAAATGGAAGGGTTCCTGAAACGTTTCCCTAGAGGAATGTTGTTCTCTTTATTGTTGAAATCGCCACAATTTTTACCTCAAG TGGAAAGAATTGCGAATAAATGTCTAGAGAAAGATAGTCAAAATACAATGCCCATCAGTGTCATATGGATACATCACTTAATCAGTAAGAATTACGACGAAGCTGAAAAACTCTGGtgtaattatttacaaaaatcaacgcGAACCATCGGCTTCAAAGGTTTATGTAATCGTGCCGTTAAAGAAGGAAATGTAGAAGTTCTACAAGTACTGAAAAGTTACGTCGAACGTGAAGTTGATACTGGCCTTAAATCGTTGGGAATTATTTACGGTTCCTTGATCAAAGTGTTGG TTTCTCAGGATAAGGTATCCGATGCCATGCAAGTCTTGGAAGAAGGTGCGTCGAAAATTGGAGTAGAAAATATCATGAGAAATGCTTTAGAAACGTTGAAAGCTGCTTGTGTGTCCAGAGATATTCCGTTCAACTATACAATACCTGCA tTACCACGGACGTCGAGAAATGAACGCAGACCTGGAAATGAAAACAATGCTTCTGACAGTGATTCGGATTAG